The sequence agttcttcattttctttgctgctttcttcaagttctcttgcataaaaggctttctaatcaaatttgtcaaatgatggagcagatgatgttgatgctttaaaggataAATCTGTCTTTATGGTAGCAACAggatcaaattcttcaatttcaaaagctgaaagttttccaatcaatgtatccctagttactgatgtattaggcattgttcttaattcatttatagtagtgactttcattttatatgccggtggcaatcctcttaaaatttttgaaacaatttcatcctcacttaaggttcctccacagcatttaatacccaaaacaatctcatttactctttccataaaagaagaaatcctttcatcttcttccattttcagatgttcatacctgactcggaagctttcaagttttacaattttgactatggaatctccttcattcaatgtttccaaatgatcccaaatagctttagcaataaaCCTATCTGATagccccatgatttgttgatcggattatgcactcaaaagtgcttctcttgctttgcaatcattttcctcatctttagtcaagttgggtggattgggctaactctgagtaggagcagtataaccattctttgtaacatcccagatgtcctttccaatgcaatttaaatgtgtctccattctgatcttccatatgcaatAGTTGggtccatcaagtttaggactgtccttcttgaaatagttagtagacaatggatctcctcaagctgttaaacttccacaaaagaggactacgctctgataccaattgttaggtcccgaagacaattgagaggggggggtgaatcagttgtctaataaattcaaaccaaaaacaacttaaccaacttaattcttaatatcggtaaaccagtctaatatgccggtagatagttttaatagatAATTGCAATatcgataaggattaatgcatgaaacaaaaagataaagtcatccacaacacataacaccaatatttgtatgtggaaaccctgtaaggggaaaagccacggtgggaaaccttacccacaatcggatgatactactgcagatagtaagtgtatacaaatggggtctgcacatgcagaaaggccatgcgcttagagctcactgctcaatcacaaaatgggagtcacactaactacagttggatggttaaatctaataagaatgtactgctcaaaatagcatcttcatatgttggattcagtacaggTGTAGTTCTAATtatcttctcaaaaaccctccttcaatcttcaaatgatgtttgcatgtatagctttgcttattctcgcatataccatcACACAacccttttttgcattccacttttgatcttacaaataagatcttacatttataccataacctaggaccaattttagtaggtcagctctaaaggataatacaataaaaataatttacaaattaattaatacccgatgcaataaccgattcaatatgtcagcttaatgcatttacaacaataataagtcatctccatagtgtgccatgctgatctagaaaagataaacttgttggtgtaacctggacctatttgccagtaatagcaaatatgcaaatgctaatataccaataaaaaaaactccaagacaaagtgtccacacgatgtctttgacataaccaagttttttccatatcattccaagtgccgatgatcattatatcttgtcggtgtaccagataccggtgactgtgcataagtcacttgcttgccggtgaatgttgttgattctccaaagtgccagagttgataagtgtttagtagctattgacatcaatgacaaaaccataccaaaataccaacacacccAACATCTTAATGGGTAACAATATAGAAATAAAAGTTTGTGGGAAATGTTCAATGATATGGGTGAGGGATAATTTGATGATGTTATTTGTGTACCTTCATTGACCACTAATCTCCTTTTAGTTTTACAAATCACCCATGGCACACAAGGTAAGATAATGGAGTTCACTCTCAGTCATGTTTATATTAGAGATATGGAGACTAGAGAAATGATTTCCATAGGTGTAGTTGATCATGTAttctttttctccttttgttcttaatgatggttttcttttcaatgATGTTCAAATCATTCCACGAAAGGttgaatcatgtttgtgatgagAAGTTTGGTCATTTGAACCTTGGTGTTCTTTAAGGCCCCTTTTGAACTTTCTCCTCCTCCTACATCCACTTCTTCAGATTTGGATATTTCTTCTATTTAGGAGGTTAATCATAGTTTTCTAGATGTTTCATTGTGGGATAATTATTTGGTAGGCATTTTATATTTGTTGGTTGAGTCTTGAATGATTCATCTACATTGCCTTTGAAGATTGACCTTGATGAGTTTCCTCCTTCACTTGGTTTGTCACATTCCTTGGTTGAGTTTGACCATGAGTATATGGGGACTTATTCGAGCTTGGGGACCCCTCATATTTTAGAGACTTCTATTTGGAGACTTCATCCATTTTTTAGTTGGACATTGTCATGATTTTTCATCATTTGATGaacttgtttcttcctaaggggatatGTGTTGCCTATAGGGATTTTTTCATGTCTTTGTTTCTAGGCACACTTCATTGATATTAGAGCTTCTCCATTATGGGGTATATTATGTCTCTCCTTTTCCTTCTTATGGGGGATCGTTGATTATATATATGGTGTATGTAGTCCTTGGGGGCATGATTGTGTCCTCCATGCACCATCttgtttttttctctctttttctccagacatcatcttgtttctttctctcttttggagaggaattTTCTCCCATGAGGTTTTGACCTTTTCTCTATCTATGAGAGACTTTTATTGCATTTtcattgtaaatgggtacctaatatggcctagtTACCATGAGCCATTTTGCATCTTTCTCATATTGCATaataatattatccctaagttgcAATTAGCGAGGGGTGTTTGAGTAAATATGGTTTATCCTATTTTACTCTATGCTTAAGTTTACTCATGCATTAATCATTTAGGTGttaagaaattttttattaatatttactaAACTTGCATTGATATTTGTAGTGGGGTAATTTGATATTAGCTACTCTCTACCTTctctctacctaccctctcatcTTACTAAGACATATGTCAGTGTCTTATGCTCTCACCTCTCTATCTTTTTTATTTATAATCAAGGTTCTCATACACAATTTGAAACCTCAATAAAATTCATGTGAACATGGTGAAATATCTTTCTTTCCTCATGAAGATTATATTGCAAGTTGCAAATAATAGCAATCAAGCTTTTCTCCAATAATTTATCTTTCTACACATTTAAATTAAGATATTAACTCAAAATCAGCACAAATTTAAATGGGAAATGACATgagtacaaatttcaccattgcaaTATTGTGTAGTTACATTTAAAATGatttatgcacacacacacacacacatgtctaGAGTTGATAGTGTAAGAATTATCATTTTTACATaacaatttcataaatttatttaatataattaacgggacatgtatggatgtatattaACATCATGTACTATAAATATATCCTATTATTGAATAATAGATCAAAATATCATCACattcccccaaaaaataaaaattaataatatggGACCTCGAGAATGAAATACTTGCAAAATTAAACATTACCCCAATTTAAGCCACCATATTATGAAAAATCATAGAGAGAATTATGTagctatttaaattataaattttggaGAAATAATTCCTTTATAAATCAtctattaaatttaaataaatggtGTTCTTTTGCATTAATTTTAATAGTATTTATAGTCATGTCAAAGAAGAGACAACACAAAATCAACAATTACACATGTCATCAATTCCATTAATTGGAAATGCAATATTGAATTATATGATCATGAAAGAAAATACATTAAGTGCGTAATTTATTTTAGTGAGATCTTGGGGTATTTTTAGGTCTTCATATGGCCTTGGATGATATCAATTCCCATATACCTGCATATGTTGAATAATCAAATGCTTTTGTTAATGTTTTAACTTAAAATATTTGGAgtttaaataatatagataaattGGGAATAAAAATAAATACCTCCCAAGCATCATGGTAGTGGCTTGTGGATTAGTACCAGGAGAGTCCTTATAAATTGAGCCATCAATGACCCTTAGATTATCAACACCTTTcacttgatatcttttgtcaaccACCAAACCAGCTTGACAACCTCCATGGTAATGGTAAAATGTCCCTAGTGTGTCTTTGCAAAACTTGGCCAAGGCATAATCATTTGATTGATTCTTCGGTAATGGAGGCCCAAAGAATCGAAGCATTTTTGAAGATCCATTATTAATAAATGCAAATTCTTGAATAGAAGATGTCATACTTAAATTAACCATTGCATTCACACCAATCATACATCTTCTTATATCACGAGGGTGTGAATAGTAATTGTAATGAACATAAGGGATATCATGAGGATTTGTGCTTTTAAGTCGAAGCTCACCTCTTGACAAAGGAAATGCCACTTTACTTACAATAAATCCCAAATATTGTATATTGGCATTATTTTGTTGAGAAAGGCTACCAGACTCAATGTATAGTTGTGACTTGTCTACAATGCCAACTACTTGTGTAGTAGCAAATTCAAGTGGTTTCGAGGATTCTATTGCAACTGTTGCACGTGGATTGTCTTGAACCTTTTTCCCTACTAAGGGTAAATCTAAAAGAACTGTAATATTCATCTTTTTAAGTTCTTGTGCTGGGCCAATTCCACTTAATAGGAGAAGTTGAGTGCTACCTATGGCTCCTGCTGACAAAATGACCTCACTATTGATTGAAAATTGGTTAAGCGATACTTGATAATGCAAACTATCCATACCACTCATGAACTCCACTCCTCCAGCCTTAATCTTTCCTGTAATATAGATTCTTTAAAATGTTATGCACCAGACAAAGAATTATGAAAACAAAAAATACACTacgaaaattgtttataaataataaTGTTGACTTCTAATTTATCAATATCTTATAAGAAAGATGAAAAAGTTATTAATCTGAATATTAATTTACCACTAACCAAAAACAAATtcaacaacaaatattatttttcttttgagTAAAAACACTTTACTCGAAAAGAAAGAGATGTATACGAACCTGATACCAAATTGAAAAGGATTCTGCTGGCAGTAGCATTCAGAAGAACTACAATATTTTTGGGATTTGCGTACTGAAGAAGATCTGCGGCTGTATGTCTCTTTTCATTCTTGTCGAAAATTGAAGCACTGATCTTGGAGCCCTCCAAATGATCCAAAGTATATCCATTGTAAGGAACAACTCCTGCTTCGAGAAGCCCATCCTTCAAAGCAGAACTCCAAGTATATAGTTTGTCTGGTTTGAAGGCATTTAACTTCTCCACCCATTCATACGACTCATTAACAAGCTTCTCATCCCAGCCCATTTTTCTAATATATTTAGAGCTCGCCCTGCTGTAGAATCCACCATTAATAGCTGTTCCGCCTCCTAGAACTCTGGCCCTTGCCAACTGCATTCCATCTTCTGAGACAAAACCCTCCGCTACATAGGGATAATTTTTAGGATCACCTGAAAGTTTGGAAAAGGCTTTGAAGTTCTCAACATCGGGATTTCCATAAGGAGAGTCTCCTCTCTCCAATAGCAAAACAGAATAGTGCTGTGACAGAGTTGCTGCTAGGGGACACCCAGCTGTACCACCGCCAACTACAATGTAATCATATGATCCTGAAGCTGCCTTTTGA is a genomic window of Cryptomeria japonica chromosome 7, Sugi_1.0, whole genome shotgun sequence containing:
- the LOC131033957 gene encoding (R)-mandelonitrile lyase-like, with the protein product MPLQEGLMLRLLLLQMRRIYLEVIYMHTSSLRQMVAILSADPRGSLMAILRSYKSERRFTLVNQYGDSISSDFMPLEYPYPFMTADAQKAASGSYDYIVVGGGTAGCPLAATLSQHYSVLLLERGDSPYGNPDVENFKAFSKLSGDPKNYPYVAEGFVSEDGMQLARARVLGGGTAINGGFYSRASSKYIRKMGWDEKLVNESYEWVEKLNAFKPDKLYTWSSALKDGLLEAGVVPYNGYTLDHLEGSKISASIFDKNEKRHTAADLLQYANPKNIVVLLNATASRILFNLVSGKIKAGGVEFMSGMDSLHYQVSLNQFSINSEVILSAGAIGSTQLLLLSGIGPAQELKKMNITVLLDLPLVGKKVQDNPRATVAIESSKPLEFATTQVVGIVDKSQLYIESGSLSQQNNANIQYLGFIVSKVAFPLSRGELRLKSTNPHDIPYVHYNYYSHPRDIRRCMIGVNAMVNLSMTSSIQEFAFINNGSSKMLRFFGPPLPKNQSNDYALAKFCKDTLGTFYHYHGGCQAGLVVDKRYQVKGVDNLRVIDGSIYKDSPGTNPQATTMMLGRYMGIDIIQGHMKT